One Avibacterium avium genomic window carries:
- the argG gene encoding argininosuccinate synthase, giving the protein MSNTILQSLPVGQKVGIAFSGGLDTSAALLWMRQNGAIPYAYTANLGQPDEEDYNAIPRKAMEYGAENARLIDCRSQLAHEGIAAIQCGAFHISTGGATYFNTTPLGRAVTGTMLVSAMKEDDVNIWGDGSTFKGNDIERFYRYGLLTNPNLKIYKPWLDNRFIEELGGRHEMSEFLIANGFEYKMSVEKAYSTDSNMLGATHEAKDLELLSRGIRIVNPIMGVPFWREDVEIKPEEVTVRFEEGVPVALNGKSFSDLVELFLEANRIGGRHGLGMSDQIENRIIEAKSRGIYEAPGMALLHIAYERLLSAIHNEDTIEQYRINGLRLGRLLYQGRWFDPQALMLRETAQRWVARAITGEVTLELRRGNDYSILNTSSANSTYHPERLSMEKIENAPFDPLDRIGQLTMRNLDIVDTRDKLGIYTQTGLLSISKESFLPQLSHKKD; this is encoded by the coding sequence ATGTCAAACACGATTTTACAAAGCCTTCCAGTAGGGCAAAAAGTTGGAATTGCCTTTTCAGGCGGATTAGATACCAGTGCAGCATTGCTTTGGATGCGTCAAAATGGCGCAATTCCTTACGCATATACAGCAAATTTAGGTCAGCCTGATGAAGAAGATTACAACGCCATTCCACGCAAAGCGATGGAATACGGTGCGGAAAACGCACGTTTAATCGACTGCCGTAGCCAGCTTGCACACGAGGGGATTGCCGCAATTCAATGTGGTGCATTCCATATTTCTACCGGTGGCGCTACCTATTTCAACACCACACCATTAGGCCGTGCGGTAACTGGCACAATGTTGGTTTCTGCAATGAAAGAAGATGATGTAAATATCTGGGGCGATGGTAGTACCTTCAAAGGTAACGATATTGAACGTTTTTATCGCTATGGCTTATTAACCAATCCAAATTTAAAAATTTACAAACCTTGGTTAGATAACCGTTTTATTGAAGAGCTTGGCGGCCGCCACGAAATGTCAGAATTTTTGATCGCGAATGGTTTTGAATACAAAATGTCGGTAGAAAAAGCCTATTCAACAGATTCCAATATGCTTGGTGCAACCCACGAAGCGAAAGATTTAGAATTATTAAGCCGTGGCATTCGCATTGTAAACCCAATTATGGGCGTGCCATTCTGGCGTGAAGATGTAGAAATCAAACCTGAAGAAGTAACCGTACGCTTTGAAGAGGGCGTGCCAGTGGCGTTAAATGGCAAATCATTTAGCGATTTAGTGGAACTCTTCCTTGAAGCCAACCGCATTGGTGGTCGCCACGGCTTGGGAATGTCGGATCAAATCGAAAACCGCATTATCGAAGCGAAATCTCGTGGTATTTATGAAGCCCCAGGAATGGCGTTATTACACATCGCGTACGAACGCTTGCTCAGTGCAATTCACAATGAAGACACCATCGAACAATACCGTATCAACGGCTTACGTTTAGGTCGCTTGTTGTATCAAGGTCGCTGGTTCGATCCGCAAGCCTTAATGTTGCGTGAAACCGCTCAGCGTTGGGTGGCGCGTGCGATTACAGGCGAAGTTACCCTTGAGTTACGCCGTGGGAACGATTATTCCATCTTAAACACTTCATCAGCGAACAGCACTTATCACCCAGAGCGTTTGAGTATGGAAAAAATTGAAAATGCGCCATTCGATCCATTAGATCGTATCGGTCAATTAACAATGCGTAACTTGGACATTGTGGATACTCGCGATAAATTAGGGATTTACACCCAAACGGGGTTACTCAGCATTTCAAAAGAATCTTTCTTACCGCAATTAAGCCATAAGAAAGATTAA
- the queA gene encoding tRNA preQ1(34) S-adenosylmethionine ribosyltransferase-isomerase QueA encodes MRVSDFYFDLPDALIARYPKADRTASRLLQLNGENGELFHRTFADVVDLINEGDLLIFNNIRVIPARMYGRKASGGKIEVLVERILSEDRFLAHIRSSKAPKEGAELFLGEDKLGEGKGIKMIMKARHDTLFELEMAEKSTALLDVLQQIGHMPLPPYIDRPDEDADKERYQTVYNKVPGAVAAPTAGLHFDNELLEKLKAKGVNFAFVTLHVGAGTFQPVRVENIEDHKMHAEYVEVPQETVDAILRTKANGKRVIAVGTTSVRSIESAALFSQENQSGQLLAPYFSDTSIFLYPGKKFLVVDALITNFHLPESTLIMLVSAFAGYKHTMQAYESAVQNGYRFFSYGDAMFITKNPNVTGLD; translated from the coding sequence ATGCGTGTTTCAGATTTTTATTTTGATTTACCCGATGCGTTGATCGCGCGCTATCCCAAAGCGGATCGCACCGCCAGCCGGTTATTACAGCTTAATGGTGAAAATGGTGAACTTTTTCACCGCACTTTTGCCGATGTGGTGGATCTCATCAATGAGGGGGATTTACTAATTTTTAACAACATCCGCGTAATCCCAGCGAGAATGTACGGTCGCAAAGCTAGCGGCGGTAAGATTGAAGTGTTGGTGGAACGAATTTTGTCGGAAGATCGTTTTCTCGCGCATATTCGTTCTTCCAAAGCCCCGAAAGAAGGAGCAGAGTTGTTTCTCGGCGAAGATAAATTGGGCGAAGGCAAGGGCATTAAAATGATTATGAAAGCCCGCCACGATACTTTATTTGAGCTAGAAATGGCAGAAAAAAGCACCGCACTTTTAGACGTGCTGCAACAAATCGGCCATATGCCACTGCCACCTTATATTGATCGCCCCGATGAAGATGCTGATAAAGAACGCTATCAAACGGTCTATAACAAAGTACCGGGCGCGGTGGCGGCACCCACTGCGGGCTTGCATTTTGATAATGAATTATTGGAAAAGCTGAAAGCAAAAGGCGTGAATTTTGCCTTTGTTACTTTGCACGTTGGCGCGGGTACATTCCAGCCTGTGCGGGTAGAAAATATTGAAGATCACAAAATGCACGCGGAATATGTGGAAGTGCCGCAGGAAACGGTGGACGCCATTTTGCGCACCAAAGCCAACGGCAAGCGTGTGATTGCCGTGGGAACAACCTCCGTGCGCTCCATTGAAAGTGCGGCGTTATTTAGCCAAGAAAACCAGAGTGGGCAACTACTTGCGCCGTATTTTTCTGATACGTCCATCTTTCTTTACCCAGGTAAAAAATTCCTTGTGGTGGACGCCTTAATCACCAATTTCCATTTACCAGAAAGTACGCTGATTATGCTAGTTTCTGCCTTTGCAGGATACAAGCACACGATGCAAGCCTATGAAAGTGCGGTGCAAAATGGCTACCGTTTTTTCAGTTATGGCGATGCGATGTTTATTACGAAAAATCCTAATGTAACGGGCTTAGATTAA
- the tgt gene encoding tRNA guanosine(34) transglycosylase Tgt, with protein sequence MKFKLHKTDGTARRGTMTFQRPQGEFEVQTPAFMPVGTYGTVKGMTPEEVRATGAEILLGNTFHLWLRPGQEIMRKHGDLHDFMSWHRPILTDSGGFQVFSLGKLRKITEEGVKFQNPINGERIFLSPEKSMEIQYDLGSDIVMIFDECTPYPATFDYAKKSMEMSLRWAKRSRNRFDELGNQNALFGIVQGGVYEELRKVSVEGLVEIGFDGYAVGGLAVGEPKEDMHRILEYVCPQLPADKPRYLMGVGKPEDLVEGVRRGIDMFDCVMPTRNARNGHLFVTDGIVKIRNAKYRDDTSPLDPECDCYTCKNYTKAYLYHLDKCGEILGARLNTIHNLRYYQRLMAQIREAIENDTFEQFVQDFYARIGKPVPPLQSEVQQNAQAANAQSSNPQGEQNA encoded by the coding sequence ATGAAATTTAAACTTCATAAAACTGATGGCACGGCACGCCGTGGCACAATGACTTTCCAACGCCCGCAAGGGGAATTTGAAGTGCAAACCCCAGCCTTTATGCCTGTCGGCACTTACGGCACGGTAAAAGGAATGACACCAGAAGAAGTGCGTGCCACAGGGGCAGAAATTTTGCTTGGCAACACCTTTCACCTTTGGTTACGCCCTGGGCAAGAAATTATGCGTAAACACGGCGATTTACACGATTTTATGAGCTGGCATCGCCCAATTTTAACCGATAGTGGCGGTTTCCAAGTGTTCAGCCTAGGTAAATTACGCAAAATTACCGAAGAAGGGGTGAAATTCCAAAATCCAATTAATGGCGAACGTATTTTCCTTTCCCCTGAAAAATCAATGGAAATTCAATATGATCTGGGTTCTGACATCGTGATGATCTTTGATGAATGTACGCCTTATCCCGCCACTTTTGATTATGCGAAAAAATCAATGGAAATGTCGCTCCGCTGGGCGAAACGTAGCCGTAACCGTTTCGATGAGTTAGGCAATCAAAACGCCTTATTCGGCATTGTGCAAGGTGGCGTGTATGAAGAATTACGCAAAGTTTCCGTTGAAGGCTTGGTAGAGATCGGCTTTGACGGTTATGCGGTGGGCGGTTTGGCAGTGGGCGAGCCGAAAGAAGATATGCACCGCATTTTAGAATATGTTTGCCCGCAACTGCCTGCGGATAAGCCTCGCTACTTAATGGGCGTGGGAAAACCTGAAGATTTGGTGGAGGGCGTTCGCCGTGGGATTGATATGTTCGACTGCGTAATGCCAACCCGCAACGCACGCAACGGACATTTATTTGTTACAGACGGCATTGTGAAAATTCGTAATGCGAAATACCGTGATGACACAAGCCCGCTTGATCCAGAATGTGATTGTTACACCTGTAAAAATTACACCAAAGCCTATCTTTACCATTTAGATAAGTGCGGTGAAATTTTAGGCGCAAGATTAAACACTATTCACAATTTACGTTATTATCAACGCTTAATGGCACAAATTCGTGAAGCCATTGAGAACGATACCTTTGAACAATTTGTGCAAGATTTCTATGCGCGCATTGGTAAGCCTGTTCCGCCATTGCAAAGTGAAGTGCAACAAAACGCACAAGCTGCTAATGCACAATCTTCTAATCCACAAGGTGAACAAAATGCTTAA
- a CDS encoding hemerythrin domain-containing protein — protein MLNLQPQQFASWNEPIEMLYACHGKVKMFCRQLNILPNYLEKNGNIQAVQKDVQQILNYFNIAAPLHHDDEEKDFFPALLKYCPQAKADVERLESQHETLHQNWAALSVQLKALLKGEITQIPTPLIAQFIAGYDSHIAIEEPLFELGKIHIPQEELSAMGKVMAARRKN, from the coding sequence ATGCTTAATCTTCAACCGCAACAATTTGCCAGCTGGAATGAGCCGATTGAAATGCTTTACGCCTGCCACGGCAAAGTGAAAATGTTCTGTCGTCAGCTGAATATTTTGCCTAACTATTTAGAGAAAAATGGCAACATTCAAGCGGTGCAAAAAGATGTGCAGCAAATTTTGAATTATTTCAATATTGCCGCACCATTGCACCACGATGATGAAGAAAAGGATTTTTTCCCTGCATTGCTAAAATACTGCCCACAAGCCAAAGCCGATGTGGAACGCTTAGAAAGCCAACACGAAACCTTGCATCAAAATTGGGCGGCTTTGTCGGTGCAGTTGAAAGCCTTGCTAAAAGGCGAAATTACACAAATTCCCACACCGCTTATTGCACAATTTATTGCTGGTTATGACAGCCATATTGCCATTGAAGAACCTTTATTTGAACTTGGCAAAATCCATATTCCACAAGAAGAATTAAGTGCGATGGGAAAAGTAATGGCAGCGCGCCGAAAAAATTAA
- the yajC gene encoding preprotein translocase subunit YajC, with product MEAQQGSPMSMLFIFVLFGLIFYFMIYRPQAKRNKAHKQLMAELAKGTEVLTSGGIIGKITKIGAESDYVVLALNDSTEITIKRDFIVSVLPKGSLKSL from the coding sequence ATGGAAGCTCAACAAGGTAGCCCAATGTCAATGTTATTTATTTTCGTTCTGTTCGGATTGATTTTCTATTTTATGATTTATCGTCCACAAGCAAAACGCAATAAAGCACATAAGCAATTAATGGCTGAGTTAGCGAAAGGCACGGAAGTTCTTACTTCAGGTGGTATTATTGGTAAAATCACCAAAATTGGGGCAGAAAGCGATTATGTTGTTCTTGCCTTAAATGACAGCACAGAAATTACCATTAAACGTGATTTCATTGTTTCTGTGTTACCAAAAGGTTCATTAAAAAGCCTTTAA
- the secD gene encoding protein translocase subunit SecD, which yields MLNRYPLWKNIMVTLVVAIGVLYSLPNLYGEDPAVQISGTRGQEANTTTLSNVQTLLNENHLTIKSIKLENGSILARFNNTDDQLLAKDKISEKLGNDYSVALNLAPATPKWLSDIGGSPMKWGLDLRGGVRFLMEVDMNTALAKRQEQLQDGLLGELRKAKYQYTNIRAGENHSTVVTLKNPDQLSAVQRLLRQAHPNLDIREISNNTLSLTLSDAALNEARDHAIEQNLSILRRRVEELGVSEPVIQRQGAERIVVELPGVQDTARAKEILGATATLEFRLVNQNANVDAAMRGMVPSDSEVKFDRNGRPVVLYKRAVLGGEHIVNASSGVDQNSGTPQVSVTLDSEGGDMMSQTTKMNLKKPMATLYVEYKDSGKKDENGKTVLAKHEEVINIATIQGRFGSQFQITGIDSPNEALNLSVLLRSGALTAPIQIVEERTVGPSLGAQNVEQGLQAGLWGLAITVVFMLIYYKVFGLFASMALLANMVLLVGLMSLIPGATLTMPGIAGIILSVGMSVDANVLIFERIKEEIRNGRSIQQAINEGYNGAFSSIFDANLTTILTSIVLYAVGTGPIKGFAITLSLGVAISMFTAITGTRMLVNLLYGGKRVEKLSI from the coding sequence ATGTTAAATCGTTACCCTTTATGGAAGAATATAATGGTGACCCTTGTGGTCGCCATTGGTGTTTTATATTCTCTCCCAAATCTTTACGGTGAAGATCCTGCCGTTCAAATTTCAGGAACTCGTGGACAAGAAGCCAACACAACAACCCTTAGCAATGTGCAAACGCTTCTTAACGAAAATCATCTCACTATAAAATCCATTAAATTAGAAAACGGTTCAATTCTTGCTCGTTTTAATAACACTGATGATCAGCTGCTTGCCAAAGATAAAATCAGCGAAAAATTAGGCAATGACTATTCGGTCGCGCTTAACCTTGCGCCAGCTACGCCAAAATGGCTTTCTGATATTGGTGGTTCACCAATGAAATGGGGCTTGGACTTGCGTGGTGGTGTACGCTTTTTAATGGAAGTGGATATGAATACTGCGCTGGCTAAACGTCAAGAGCAGTTGCAAGACGGTTTATTGGGCGAATTGCGTAAAGCGAAATATCAATATACCAATATTCGCGCAGGGGAAAATCATAGCACTGTGGTTACCCTAAAAAATCCTGATCAGCTTTCAGCTGTTCAGCGCTTATTGCGTCAAGCGCACCCCAATTTAGATATTCGTGAAATTTCTAATAACACGCTTTCTTTAACCTTATCTGATGCTGCGTTAAATGAAGCGCGCGATCACGCCATTGAGCAAAACTTGAGTATTTTACGCCGCCGTGTGGAAGAATTGGGCGTTTCTGAACCCGTGATTCAACGCCAAGGCGCAGAGCGTATTGTGGTGGAATTACCGGGCGTTCAAGATACTGCACGCGCAAAAGAAATTTTAGGCGCAACAGCCACCCTTGAGTTTCGTTTAGTGAACCAAAACGCCAATGTTGATGCGGCAATGCGTGGAATGGTGCCTTCAGATTCTGAAGTGAAATTTGATCGTAATGGTCGCCCTGTGGTGCTGTACAAACGTGCGGTATTAGGGGGGGAGCATATTGTCAATGCGTCATCAGGGGTTGATCAAAATTCAGGTACGCCGCAAGTAAGTGTAACCTTGGATAGCGAAGGCGGCGATATGATGTCGCAAACCACCAAAATGAATCTGAAAAAGCCGATGGCAACCTTATATGTTGAATATAAAGACAGCGGCAAAAAAGATGAAAATGGCAAAACAGTTCTAGCTAAACACGAAGAAGTGATCAATATTGCAACCATTCAAGGACGTTTTGGTAGCCAATTCCAAATCACTGGGATTGATAGCCCAAATGAAGCGCTTAATCTTTCCGTGTTATTGCGTTCTGGTGCGTTAACCGCGCCAATCCAAATTGTGGAAGAACGTACAGTTGGGCCATCACTCGGTGCGCAAAATGTGGAACAAGGCTTGCAAGCCGGGCTTTGGGGCTTAGCCATTACTGTGGTGTTTATGCTGATTTACTATAAAGTGTTCGGCTTATTTGCAAGTATGGCTCTGCTTGCAAATATGGTTTTGCTCGTTGGTTTAATGTCGTTAATTCCGGGAGCAACACTCACAATGCCGGGGATTGCAGGGATTATTCTTTCGGTGGGAATGTCTGTGGACGCGAACGTGTTGATTTTTGAGCGGATTAAAGAAGAAATTCGTAACGGACGCTCCATTCAACAAGCCATTAACGAAGGCTATAACGGGGCATTTAGCAGTATTTTTGATGCTAACTTAACCACAATTTTAACTTCTATCGTGCTTTATGCGGTGGGAACAGGGCCAATTAAAGGCTTTGCGATCACCCTTTCATTAGGGGTTGCGATCTCAATGTTTACTGCGATTACAGGAACTCGAATGCTGGTAAATTTACTTTACGGCGGCAAACGCGTTGAGAAATTATCTATTTAA
- the secF gene encoding protein translocase subunit SecF encodes MSLFAKDKKVNEYKGVILPFKLIPFMRYRLVGYIFSLIVTALCITSIVTKGFNWGLDFTGGTVVDTHFSQPADLEKIRATLKENGIESPLVQTTGGVRDVMIRLSASAGGADIGTQIKGMLSKLDNDIQIRSVEFVGPNVGEELTQGAIYATLITLLMLLAYIAFRFEWRLAAGGIVALAHDVIVTLGIFSYFQIEMDLTFVAAILSVVGYSLNDSIVVFDRVRENFRKIRRIDTVDIIDISLTQTLSRTLMTSITTLFVVIALFVFGGPTIHSFSLALLIGIGFGTYSTIYIAISIAYDLGLRREHMVIQKVNKDDIDELP; translated from the coding sequence ATGAGCTTATTTGCAAAAGATAAAAAAGTGAATGAATATAAAGGGGTAATCTTGCCATTCAAGCTTATCCCATTTATGCGCTACCGCCTTGTGGGTTATATTTTCTCATTAATTGTTACCGCACTTTGTATTACAAGCATTGTAACCAAAGGCTTTAACTGGGGCTTGGATTTCACTGGCGGTACGGTGGTGGATACGCATTTTTCCCAACCCGCTGATTTAGAAAAAATCCGAGCCACCTTAAAAGAAAATGGTATCGAAAGCCCATTAGTGCAAACCACAGGTGGCGTGCGTGATGTAATGATCCGTCTTTCAGCTTCGGCTGGCGGCGCGGATATTGGCACGCAAATCAAAGGAATGCTCAGCAAATTGGATAATGATATCCAAATTCGCAGCGTGGAATTTGTTGGTCCAAATGTGGGTGAAGAACTTACCCAAGGCGCGATCTATGCGACATTAATCACCTTATTAATGTTGCTTGCCTACATTGCATTCCGCTTTGAATGGCGTTTAGCAGCAGGGGGGATTGTTGCCCTTGCGCACGATGTGATTGTAACTCTTGGGATCTTTTCTTATTTCCAAATCGAAATGGATCTCACCTTTGTGGCAGCCATTTTATCGGTGGTGGGATACTCACTGAACGATAGTATCGTGGTATTTGACCGTGTGCGTGAAAACTTCCGTAAAATTCGCCGTATTGACACCGTGGATATTATTGATATTTCACTCACCCAAACCCTATCAAGAACCTTGATGACATCGATCACAACGCTTTTCGTGGTGATCGCACTGTTTGTGTTTGGTGGGCCTACGATCCATAGTTTCTCATTGGCGCTTTTAATCGGTATCGGCTTTGGTACTTATTCCACCATTTATATTGCTATTAGTATCGCCTATGATCTGGGCTTAAGACGTGAACATATGGTGATTCAAAAAGTGAATAAAGACGATATTGACGAACTGCCGTAA